A window of the Streptomyces griseochromogenes genome harbors these coding sequences:
- a CDS encoding FHA domain-containing protein codes for MQIRLTVVDPLGPSVQRGRVASRDVLVTAPAGTDLAAVASALAAAVTGESGAGRESSGAAVVLYAGAERLDARRRTLGEPPLVDGAVLSLGAPAAPEPHPELDDAPTQLHVVAGPDAGGVHLLHGGRITVGRSADADVPLDDPDVSRLHCAVTVDADGRVSVTDLGSTNGTALDGARVADHPVRFPPGALLRIGESALRVTPSAGPGARVRAVPDGEGCVRVSLGAGEADGPGAAGGPGGDPMPGAGAAAAGADAGAGAAGTAGQARGEPAPDVSGQGPCGPTHHAYGTASWGSSGGGTGTQRHRPGDQPSVPGQGGAPRIERRGGDTGAPGPASGHGAKGASRRVVRGPGGAPPAPGMPGPAPRGGDTHAGRFGVGGPEGVREDGHAGTTSHGQAPGHAPSGTDPDGGGNRKGTPLRGTDIPQGARRRGGLGAWARRLTGGRAEQPAAGPEAYGGAAAHPADTLVAGVPQQPEAWPDPAALLLTALGPGPRLWERGPGHPEALTVRLGTADRSAPDGSGVLPAVPVTAALREAGALGLAGPRPRLSGLARAVLAQLATLHSPDLLEIVLISADRARPEEERTAEWSWLGWLPHVRPGHSQDCRLLLAYDREQAAARAEELLRRVEEYAASGRGTAQPASPLTPPADTPAPLPADPASGTAPWPAPDGPAVPAPRADTAAGSPQRACARRPSWAREGAELDGPGGFPGPYTVVVVDGDPGGAALREAVARLAVAGPRAGIHVLCLAETASATPASPVAQTYEAACAVAPTFRHCGAVALLSGDVSGTLHLMRVAPGGPLGPGALAAVDAVSPAWAERFARALAPLRPDGPVGERARVATPLPQSARLLDELGLARATPASLMARWADAADDTESLGGRARAVLGAGPRGPLTADLVADGPHLLIEGPAGSGRTELLRAVVASLAAAERPDRLGMVLIDGRDGVGTGAGHGEGLRVCTDIPHVTTHLIANDPVRMREFAQSLSAELKRRTELVGRTDFAQWHAGREVSGRIVAQRAPSGRPTASGTGDIEAPPSSTLRLRPGAGARQRTEAAPPLPRLVVVVDDLDALVSPALGSPGRPAAGSVMRALEAVAREGERLGVHLVAAAGTGGRTAETEPARRATLRIVLDAPTAGPDEPAPGRGGLTYPDGRAVAFQSGRVTGRIPRTATQRPTVVPLEWQRMGDPPARRPVRELGNGPTDLALLASAVERAAREVAAAEVPSLL; via the coding sequence ATGCAGATCCGGCTGACCGTCGTAGACCCGCTGGGCCCGTCCGTGCAGCGGGGGCGTGTCGCGAGCCGCGACGTACTGGTGACGGCTCCCGCGGGCACGGACCTGGCCGCGGTCGCGTCGGCGCTGGCCGCGGCGGTCACCGGAGAGAGCGGCGCCGGCCGGGAGTCCAGCGGCGCGGCGGTCGTGCTGTACGCGGGCGCCGAGCGGCTGGACGCCCGCCGCCGCACCCTCGGCGAGCCTCCCCTGGTCGACGGCGCCGTGCTGTCCCTGGGCGCCCCGGCCGCCCCCGAGCCGCATCCCGAGCTGGACGACGCCCCGACCCAGCTGCATGTGGTCGCGGGTCCGGACGCCGGCGGGGTCCATCTGCTGCACGGTGGCCGGATCACGGTCGGCCGGTCCGCCGACGCCGACGTCCCGCTGGACGACCCGGACGTCTCCCGCCTCCACTGCGCGGTCACGGTCGACGCCGACGGCCGCGTCTCGGTGACGGACCTCGGCTCCACGAACGGCACGGCGCTGGACGGCGCGCGCGTGGCCGACCACCCGGTGCGGTTCCCTCCGGGCGCGCTGCTGAGGATCGGCGAGTCCGCCCTGCGGGTGACGCCGTCCGCCGGTCCCGGGGCGCGGGTGCGGGCGGTGCCGGACGGGGAGGGGTGCGTGCGCGTCTCCCTGGGGGCCGGGGAGGCCGACGGGCCGGGAGCGGCAGGCGGCCCCGGGGGCGATCCGATGCCCGGTGCCGGGGCGGCCGCCGCGGGTGCGGACGCCGGGGCCGGTGCGGCGGGCACCGCCGGGCAGGCGCGCGGGGAGCCCGCCCCGGACGTGAGCGGCCAGGGCCCCTGCGGGCCCACGCATCACGCGTACGGCACGGCGAGCTGGGGTTCCTCGGGCGGCGGCACAGGGACTCAGCGGCACCGGCCCGGGGACCAGCCGTCGGTACCGGGCCAGGGCGGAGCGCCGAGGATCGAGAGACGAGGCGGAGACACCGGGGCACCGGGCCCGGCTTCCGGCCATGGGGCCAAGGGCGCGAGCCGCCGCGTGGTGCGCGGTCCTGGCGGTGCGCCGCCCGCACCCGGGATGCCCGGTCCGGCTCCCCGCGGCGGGGACACGCATGCGGGGCGCTTCGGCGTCGGCGGCCCGGAGGGTGTGCGCGAAGACGGCCACGCCGGTACGACGTCGCATGGTCAGGCACCGGGCCATGCCCCTTCCGGTACGGACCCGGACGGCGGCGGCAACCGCAAGGGCACGCCCCTGCGGGGCACCGACATTCCTCAGGGTGCCCGTCGGCGCGGCGGGCTCGGCGCGTGGGCCCGGCGGCTGACCGGCGGGCGCGCGGAGCAGCCGGCCGCCGGACCGGAGGCGTACGGAGGTGCGGCCGCGCATCCGGCCGACACACTGGTGGCCGGTGTCCCGCAGCAGCCCGAGGCCTGGCCCGACCCGGCCGCGCTGCTGCTGACCGCGCTGGGTCCCGGCCCCCGGCTCTGGGAGCGCGGGCCGGGGCACCCGGAGGCGCTGACCGTGCGGCTCGGCACGGCCGACCGGAGCGCGCCGGACGGCTCGGGCGTGCTGCCCGCCGTGCCGGTGACCGCCGCGCTGCGCGAGGCGGGCGCGCTCGGCCTGGCCGGCCCACGCCCCCGGCTGTCCGGGCTGGCCCGCGCGGTACTGGCCCAGCTGGCCACGCTGCACTCGCCGGACCTGCTGGAGATCGTGCTGATCAGCGCGGACCGCGCCCGCCCGGAGGAGGAGCGCACGGCCGAGTGGTCCTGGCTGGGATGGCTGCCCCACGTCCGGCCGGGCCACAGCCAGGACTGCCGCCTCCTGCTGGCCTACGACCGCGAACAGGCGGCGGCCCGCGCGGAAGAACTCCTGCGCCGCGTGGAGGAGTACGCCGCATCGGGCCGCGGCACGGCCCAGCCGGCCTCGCCCCTGACGCCTCCGGCGGACACACCGGCTCCCCTGCCCGCGGACCCGGCGTCCGGCACCGCGCCCTGGCCCGCACCCGACGGCCCGGCCGTCCCCGCGCCCCGGGCCGACACCGCCGCCGGCTCCCCCCAGCGGGCTTGCGCCCGCCGTCCCTCCTGGGCCCGGGAGGGCGCCGAGCTGGACGGCCCGGGCGGGTTTCCGGGGCCGTACACCGTGGTGGTCGTGGACGGGGATCCGGGCGGTGCCGCCCTGCGGGAGGCCGTGGCACGGCTGGCCGTGGCCGGGCCGCGGGCCGGGATCCATGTGCTGTGCCTCGCCGAGACCGCGTCCGCCACCCCGGCCTCCCCGGTGGCGCAGACCTACGAGGCGGCCTGCGCGGTCGCGCCCACCTTCCGGCACTGCGGGGCCGTCGCGCTGCTCAGTGGTGACGTCTCCGGCACCCTGCATCTGATGCGGGTCGCGCCCGGCGGTCCCCTCGGCCCCGGTGCGCTCGCCGCAGTCGACGCCGTCTCCCCCGCCTGGGCGGAGCGGTTCGCGCGGGCGCTCGCGCCGCTGCGCCCCGACGGCCCCGTCGGCGAGCGGGCACGCGTGGCCACGCCGCTGCCCCAGTCGGCACGTCTGCTGGACGAGCTGGGACTGGCCCGGGCCACCCCTGCCTCGCTGATGGCCCGCTGGGCGGACGCGGCCGACGACACCGAGTCGCTGGGCGGGCGGGCCCGGGCGGTGCTCGGTGCCGGGCCGCGCGGCCCGCTCACCGCCGACCTGGTGGCGGACGGACCGCACCTGCTGATCGAGGGGCCGGCCGGCAGCGGTCGTACGGAGCTGCTGCGCGCGGTGGTCGCCTCGCTGGCCGCGGCCGAGCGGCCCGACCGGCTCGGCATGGTGCTGATAGACGGCCGGGACGGCGTCGGCACGGGCGCGGGGCACGGTGAGGGGCTTCGGGTCTGTACGGACATACCCCATGTGACGACCCACCTCATCGCCAACGACCCGGTCCGCATGCGGGAGTTCGCACAGTCGCTGAGCGCCGAGCTCAAGCGGCGCACGGAACTGGTCGGGCGCACGGACTTCGCCCAGTGGCACGCCGGTCGCGAGGTGTCGGGCCGTATCGTCGCCCAGCGCGCCCCGAGCGGCCGGCCGACCGCATCGGGGACCGGCGACATAGAGGCGCCGCCCAGCTCCACGCTGCGGCTGCGGCCCGGCGCCGGCGCACGGCAGCGCACCGAGGCCGCGCCGCCGCTGCCCCGGCTCGTCGTGGTCGTGGACGATCTGGACGCGCTGGTCTCCCCCGCGCTCGGCTCACCGGGCCGGCCCGCCGCCGGATCGGTGATGCGGGCGCTGGAGGCGGTGGCCAGGGAGGGCGAACGGCTCGGCGTGCACCTGGTGGCGGCGGCCGGCACCGGCGGCCGTACGGCCGAGACGGAGCCGGCCAGGAGAGCCACACTGCGCATCGTGCTGGACGCCCCGACCGCCGGGCCGGACGAGCCCGCACCGGGACGCGGCGGGCTGACGTACCCGGACGGGCGGGCCGTCGCCTTCCAGAGCGGCCGGGTGACGGGCCGTATCCCGCGCACCGCGACCCAGCGGCCCACGGTCGTCCCGCTGGAGTGGCAGCGCATGGGCGACCCGCCGGCCCGCCGTCCCGTCCGCGAACTGGGCAACGGCCCCACCGACCTGGCCCTCCTCGCCAGCGCGGTGGAGCGCGCGGCCCGCGAGGTCGCCGCGGCGGAGGTGCCCTCGCTCCTCTAG